One window from the genome of Cryptococcus tetragattii IND107 chromosome 2, whole genome shotgun sequence encodes:
- a CDS encoding secondary thiamine-phosphate synthase enzyme, which produces MPWQKTFSLPPHRKGMHLVTSEVIQNCQEGLKNVDIGIFTLHCLHTSAGLTLNENCDRTVRTDMDMALDTIVPESLPWEHTDEGPDDSVSHLKTSLIGNSITVPISKGKLVLGTWQGIYLAEFRHSGGGWGGQGQGRKVVATIL; this is translated from the exons ATGCCCTGGCAAAAGACGTT TTCGTTGCCCCCTCACAGGAAGGGAATGCATCTG GTAACCAGTGAAGTCATTCAAAATTGTCAGGAAGGCTTGAAAAATGTAGACATCGGCATATTCACTCTTCATTGCTTGCACACCTCTGCAGGGTTGACT TTGAACGAGAATTGTGACCG AACGGTCCGGACAG ACATGGATATGGCTCTTGACACTATTGTGCCTGAGTCTTTACCATGGGAACATACAGATGAGGGACCAGA CGATTCTGTATCTCACCTGAAGACATCATTGATTGGAAATTCCATCACTGTCCCCATTTCGAAAGGAAAGCTGGTTTTGGGTACGTGGCAGGGCATTTACCTTGCGGAATTCAGACACAGTGGCGGAGGGTGGGGTGGGCAAGGACAGGGGCGCAAGGTTGTTGCCACAATTCTGTAG